AGCCCACGCGCTGCGGATAGTTACGATCTTCATAGGTTATCTCGCCGGACAATGCCGCCAGTGGCGCTTCATAGACGGCAGATAGCCGCAAGGTCGGCAGACCACCGGCGCCGGGAGGAAAACTGAGCACCCGCGTCTTGGTCGTCAGCGTCAGGGGCTGGCCACCCACGCGCAGATCGAGTCCATTCCGCAGTTCTTCGACCTTGCGTTCACCATAGTCGGTCACGTCGAGATCTTCAGACTGGGCATTCAGGCCCTGCTCCTGCATTTCCTGAAACGTCGGGATCTCCGCCATATCGAGGACATACGACACCCGCACAAACGTCGGATGCACCTCAAGGCCGGAGAAACGATTGATGCTGAAATTGCCCATGGGATGGGCGAAGGCAGAACGAGGCTGGATCAGAGAATAAGACAGAGAGATGAGACAGAGAAGGAGACACGTCCACAACTTGCGGCACCAACTTCTCCATGCCGTCCGTTCGTGATCGAGTGAACTAGCACTTCGTCTAACGCCCATGGCCCTCTCCTCGTGCGATGAGGTGTTGCCCAAGACCAGCCAAGACTTTTCGCGCCACATCTCCGTCACGCAGAGAGAAATACGGATTCGTCTCTAGCGCACGGCTCAGATACTCTTTGGCTTTCTCCGGCTCGTCCAAAGCGCGCGCGATCATGCCGGCATGAAACAGCAATTGCGCGTCCTGCGTGCCTAACCGCAAGGCTTGGGTCATCGCCTGACGAGCATCGGCAAACCGTCCCTTCTTGTAATACGCCCAGGCCAGGGTGTCGAACGAATAAATATCGTGCCGTCGTTGGATTTCGGCCTCTGCTAAAGTCACTGCCTCATCGAGCTTGCGGTCGTGGTCGGCGTAAAACAACGCGAGCTGACGGGTATAGGCCACTTGGTTCGTCGCGTTGACCTGTTCGATATATTCGACCAGAACGAATTGCCGCTCCGCCTCTTCTGGCTTTCCGGTCACCAACAACAGGTCACCTAGCGCGGCCAAGAGATCCGGCGTAGGCGTGATGGCTACGGCCTGACGATACAGCGCGATCGCCTCTGGATACCGCAGTTGAGCGCCACGCACGCGACCCAATGCGGCGACCGCCTGATAATACTGCGGAAAAACCGCCAGCGCATTGGTGAACGCGGTTTCCGCTTTTCCTAATCGGCCCTGATTAAAGTAGAGCTGTCCGAGTTGGACCAAGCACCACGCCAAAGGCTCTGGGTCACGGACGCTGCCGGATTTGACCGCTTGTTCCATCAATTCCACCGCGCCCTCTCGATCGCCGTACAACTCTCGTAGATAGGCCGCGCGACTGAAGGAAGGCAACCCGGGACGCAGGTCCAACATGGCCTGAAAGGCGGT
Above is a window of Deltaproteobacteria bacterium DNA encoding:
- a CDS encoding tetratricopeptide repeat protein, coding for MSRSPAIDRRAVVVKLFSSAGNAMPHYNTSPKLLTLLSLWLLCGGLLSACRSQPSETPAPSAASASSPSTPTKTDESPADRAIRTADSGVAAQPQQSERYVALASAYMQKARESGDASYYQRAEAAVQRALELDSGSAAALRTLAWVQTGKHEFRAALAAAERLRQQFPQDPLVHGLLGDAALELGDYARAETAFQAMLDLRPGLPSFSRAAYLRELYGDREGAVELMEQAVKSGSVRDPEPLAWCLVQLGQLYFNQGRLGKAETAFTNALAVFPQYYQAVAALGRVRGAQLRYPEAIALYRQAVAITPTPDLLAALGDLLLVTGKPEEAERQFVLVEYIEQVNATNQVAYTRQLALFYADHDRKLDEAVTLAEAEIQRRHDIYSFDTLAWAYYKKGRFADARQAMTQALRLGTQDAQLLFHAGMIARALDEPEKAKEYLSRALETNPYFSLRDGDVARKVLAGLGQHLIARGEGHGR